In Lolium perenne isolate Kyuss_39 chromosome 5, Kyuss_2.0, whole genome shotgun sequence, the sequence gtaaagaacaattattgcagtagattgtatttcagatgtaaagaatggaccggggtccacagttcactagcggtgtctctcccataagataaatagcatgttgggtgaacgaattacagttgggcaattgacaaacaaagaaggcataacaatgcacatacatatatcatgatgagtactatgagatttaatcagggcattacgacaaagtacatagaccgctatccagcatgcatctatgcctaaatagtccactttcaggttatcatccgaaccccttccggtattaagttgtaaacaacagacaattgcattaagtatggtgcgtaatgtaatcaacacaaatatccttagacaaagcatcgatgttttatccctagtggcaacaacacatccacaaccttagaactttctgtcactgtcccagattcaatggaggcatgaactcactatcgagcataaatactccctcttggagttacaagtatcaacttggccagagcctctactagcaacggagagcatgcaagaacataaacaacatatatgatagattgataatcaacttgacatagtattcaatattcatcggatcccaacaaacacaacatgtagcattacaaatagatgatcttgatcatgataggcagctcacaagatctaacatgatagcacaatgaggagaagacaaccatctagctactgctatggacccatagtccaggggtgaactactcacacatcgatccggaggcgatcatggcgatgaagagccctccgggagatgattcccctctccggcagggtgccggaggcgatctcctgaatcccccgagatgggattggcggcggctgcgtctctggaaggtttttcgtatcgtggctctcggtacagagggtttcgcgacgaaggctttaagtaggcggaagggcggagtcggaggagtcacgggggccccacacactagggccacgcgggccccctctaggccgcgccgccctagtgtggcggcgccccgtggccccacttcgtttctccctcggtcttctggaagcttcgtggaaaaataagcctctgggcgttgatttcgtccaattccgagaatatttccttactaggatttctgaaaccaaaaacagcagaaaatagcaactggctcttcggcatctcgtcaataggttagtgccggaaaatgcataataatgacatataatgtgtataaaacatgtgagtatcatcataaaagtagcatggaacataagaaattatggatacgtttgagacgtatcagcgagccAAGGGGCgcccaggctaccaaacgcgccccatATGTTGGGGCATGTTTTGCATGGAACCACAACTGTGACTTGTTTTTGCACAAAACACCATATTTTATTTGTAATTATTGCACAAAACCCTAAGTAGGATCTTTACCTTATTTCATACATAATTAGTCCCATAAGACCAGTGGACATTACATACGTGTACTCCCGAGTGGACCCCGACCAGGATCTGCCGCATAAATCTTCCTACTGTTCGACCCCGCCGCAACCATCTCAGTCTGTGACCATCGTCGTTGCCTCCCTCCTCTCGAACAGTGGAACAGACCCCCGCCTGGTCCAGGGGCAAAATGGTCGAGGGGGAGGTAGGTTTTCCGGCGCAGGCGACGACGATGGTGGCGACGCTTGGATGGCTGCCTCGAGGCCAATCCACAAGGTGCGCTCCTCAACCTTGGAGATGGCCATGTCGTGCGCGACGACATCTTCCTTCGTCAGCTCGATTTCCTCTTCCATGGGCTCGTAGTCCGCATCGTCGTCCTCCGGTGGGTCCTCGACTAGGCATGCATGTAGGTGTCTGCCCCACGGGTAGCGAACAGTCAAGGCGTCTCTGGCGCGGCGCGGGGAAGGTGTACCCCGACCACTCCTCTTTCGTTGGCACGTACTCGTCCTTCACGGGCAGCGGTGGCAGCAGTTGGTACGCCTCCTAGGCCTCGTAGTCGACATCGTTGTTGTCGAGGCCCTCGAGGTGCACCTCGATCATCTACCGTCGAGCGTCGTGCTCTTTTGTGCAACAATTACAATTCTGTGAAAAATAAGACATGGTTATGGTTATGTGCAAAACGTGCCCCAATATGGTGTTATGTGTAATTTCCTCATCCATAGGGGATGAGAGAAGGAAATGAAGCGATGGAGATTTGGTGGAGGGAAAAAAGCAGATGAGGAAGGTGATGGCGAGGACAGACGCGGACTTTGCCAAAAGAAAAGAAGAGAGGACGGATGCGGAAAGCGGGCGATAAAATGGACCGTAGCAGCAAGCAACGGTAGAGCAGTAAATTCGTAGTGCGCGGGTGAATTCGTACGTACGTACGTAGGACGACAGGCACTGCGATCTCTGCCGCCACCCACGCACGCCATGGCTGTGGTGGCCGTGGGGGCTCACTTCACTCCGGCGCCGGTGCCGGTGCGGTCCACGGCGATGGTGGTTTGATGAAGCAATTAATTCAAATCCATCTAACCTACGGTCGGATCCGTCCCGGCGTGCTCGCTAGCGAGCCCCCTGCACTGTACTCCCCAAACCTTTCCGAGCTTCATTTCTCATCCACCATGAACGGACGAGAAAACAAACGAAAGAGGAAATCGGGACATCTGGGGATCACATGCGGAGTGGAGGAGCAGAAACAGAGGGAGATCTGGGCAGAAAGCGACCAGGATCGCCGCCTAGCTTGTACGCGCGCTCCCTAAAAGGAGAAACTCAATTGCAAAGTGGCGATTCGATCGACCGACCGATCGATTCTCCCTGTCAGCCATCCGATTAGCTTGACGCTGAAGCTGCGAGCTAGGAACGGGAGAATGGCGATCCATGGGATCTGCTGCTGCCGTTCAGTTTGGACACCTACTGTTCCTGGGCGCATCAACCGACGCCCTAAACTTGGCCCACTCCTCATATGTTGAACAGTTGTagtaggctcctggcgtgggtaaAAGTAGGTGGCTTGGGGAGGATTTACGTTTGGGATGCTAATTAGGGAAACCATTTTGTGGCCAGATAGGAGGAATTGACGATGTGAGCAGAATGGAGTAAGAGATAATAAAGAAACTGAAGATTGTTGTCTGGCTACAAAAGGTAAAAGACAAAGATCACGTGAAGCGTAATTTACTGCGTACGTCTTTGACTAATGATTGTGCCGTCGAAAGAAACAGCTCCATCCCATGTTCACATGCTTTTGTTAGAACAGCTTACAATTGTTTTTCTCTGTAAAAAAGGACTCCAATGAATCCACTGAACAGCGAGTGACCCACCAGGATTAGAGAGGGACGCGCCCAAAGCTAAAGCAAAAAAGATGGAGTGAGAGAGAAAGGACTAGGAGATCGAGGGAGAAACAGAGGGAGGTGGTCGGCTGCTCACTCCACAGTCCACACTCTGCACTAGACTCCACCACACTCCAGTCCAGTGCCCACTTCGCTGGCCAATCAGTTACGCGTACCACTCTCCAAGAAAACCGCCTCCGTCTCCTCCTCCACCGCATAGCTTAATGCAGCGGCGTATAAACTAATCACGCCGCAGCGGCACGCCGAGCAGAGAGCGACGAGGTACGTACGCCCACATGAAGGGCCACCACCCGGCGCCGCTGTCGCcgtctccggcggtggcggcggccaaGCGCCGCTGCAGCGGCATGGCGGCCGCCGTGCCGGCGCTCGTGCTCTGCTCCGTCCTCCTGCCCCTCGCCTTCCTCCTCGGCCTCCACCGCACCGGTAAGTCGCCGCTGTCGCAATTGCCTTGCCTGCCTGAGTCGTCTCCGCGGATCTGTGCTGATTCTGTGAGTGCGTGTGTGCTGCAGGATACGGATCGGAGGAGCGCGCCGCCGTAGTCATCAGCACCGTGAGATTCTCCGCGCCGGGTTTCTTTCTTTAGCTTTCTTTGTCCGCCGGCCGGTTGAATCTTCTGATGACGGATTGTCTGTCTTGTGTTGCGTTCAGGAGCTGGGTCTCGGGAAGCACAAGCATCTGGACGGGGGCATGAAGCACAAGCTGCTCAAGGTAACTACTGCTGCGCTCGCAATGTCCTCAATTTACGCGTCCGTGCTGAATTGGCAAGGGAAACAAAAGATGGCAACTTTGATCGCATTAATTCTCTTTGCtcgattttgctttgtttctggGTCTGTCTGTAAGACTGGAATTTTAATGCATTTTCCTTTACCCGCAAAAAAAGTTTCTCTTTGCGTAATGTGGTTTCGATTTTCCGAATTTCACGCCCCAAATTTGGGGTGATtcttccaaaaaaaaaatttacgtTCCTAATTAGGGAGTTCAATCATGCAATGcgcgtgtgcgtgcgtgcgtgtttCCGTGAACGTGAACGTGTGCTGCTCGCTGACGGCTTCGCCACCTACCCGCTTCATGAGGACAGGCCGGTCAGTTGCTGCGTGTTTCCTCTTGCCTGCCTCCTCTTTATTGTGGGATTATAGGTGCATGTGGTGTTCAGGGTGATGCCTGACATAGATTTTGCACTGACGGTGTTGCGCTGAATATGTTGTACCGCAACAAACGATGCCATAGATTTTGCACTGTGTGGAGTTCTAACGCATGGTCATGAGTCATCTGTTTGGTCTCCCTTCAGCCAAATTAGCGTTCTTTTGCTTGTTCTAATTACTAAGACTTTAAGAAACTCCTGCACTAACATATCAAAGAAAAAGTTCATTTGACCGATCTCCTTTGTCTTGTGTAAGCAGGATGTTTCCAAAATGATAACTTCAGGGTCGAGCGGCGTTTCCGGCGAGAGATCTAGCAGATCAAAGTCCAGGAATCTTTCTGCCAAATCAAAAGCAGAGATCAAGGGCGATTTCTCAAAAAACAGAGGTAAAGAAAATGTCGGATCAGACAATGTGCGCCACTACTTTGATTTGGTTTCCTACACGCTTCCATCATCCTTCTTACTGTATAAAATGGTGTTTCAGGACCTCATACGCAGAGAAGATATGAACTGAAGGACTTGTCGAGGAGATCAATGGTAAGAGACAGTTTATTTTTTGTCACCTGTCGATTTGTCTAGGTTGTCTGCATTTTACATTTCAACAAATACTGGGAGAAAATATGCCACACATGAGATGTGAGTGCTGAATTCAGCTCAAAGTGCTTGTACAGCTATTGTTAAGAGGCCTTTACCAACTGGGTTTTACAGTGGCCAGGTTTTCAGCAAGTTGAATGGTGAATGTCATATGTATGTGTAGACAAATTCTTCCATATCAGTGTCACATTAATAATACTAATGGTGTACTATGTCTGGGTAACTCTTGATATCTAATAATTACTGTATCCTTGTGGCCTGGTTTTCCTGATGGATATTTTTGCTACTGCGAGTGTTTCAGTTAGGTGGCAATATATACATGTGTTTATCCTAGTCTGCACAGTGCAATGCACAAGTGTTTACCTCTGGAATctggtggatgatttctatttttcTCCTTTGTAAGATATATTATTTAAACGAAACTTTAGTAATGTTTATCCATAATAAAAAGAATTACTGAAGAAATTCATATGTACTGTAGAGATCTGGATCTTGTACAATTGACTCTCGGTTTGATTGGTTTGCTTTAGATGTCTTCACAAATGCAGTAGCCATTGTTATCGAGCAGCAAATCAGGCGAACAATGCAATAATCTGGTACCATAAAAGGCTTTCTGAAGTTATACAAGCATGTCTTTTGAGATATGAATTTTCAGAAGATAGTGGAATTATGCGCTTAAAATGACCAGTATTTTTGTACCATTAGATCCATGGATATGTTCTAGTTTATACAATAGGACACTGATTTATTTTCTGATAGGGTACTACTGTTGATGGGAAGGAGAATCAAGGTCAGGAAGTAGTACAAGAGGAGAACCCCAAGTCCtgtgaacttgaatatggaagttACTGCCTCTGGTCTGTTGAGCATAAAGAAGAGATGAAAGATGCTATTGTGAAGAGGCTTAAAGATCAACTTTTTATGGCAAGAGCCCATTATCCTAGTATTGCAAAACTGAAGCACCAGGAAAGATATACACGTGAGTTGAAGCAAAATATCCAAGAGCATGAACGCATGCTCAGTGACACCATTGCAGATGCTGACCTTCCACCATTGTGAGTCTTATCTTAGCGTTAatatattatctgtttaattgatTCTAATACAGATTACACTACATAAATGACTAATATGAGTATTGGGAATTTCAAGTCAATTTTTGTTCTGCGATATATTGTAGTAGTAATTATTTGCTGACCCTATGGCTAGTCAGACTGGTACCCACAGAAATATGACCTATATCCGACACATGTATATGGCCATCTGGAATTTGTATGGAGGGCATTAAGCTGTTAGTTTTACTGAATGCCTATATAAATGGGGATTATATGTTTTCTTGGTGTGtaatgcagaggccgggtgtaatgCTTAAACCTTTTAAGTAATAAAGTGCCCTTTATTGGAAAAAATTGTTTTCTTGTTGTATATACATCATTTAAAATAGTTAACTGATTTGAGAGGTAGTGTGGTCATGTCTTTATTATTGTGTCATTTAAAATATCTGTTTCAAGCAATGGACTATACAGCATAGGAAAATGATGGCATGTACGACTTTACTTTTGTTTACACTTATATTGATTATTTCTGAAGATAATGGCTACTTGCTGTTTTCAGTTTCACGAAGAAGCTAGAGAAAATGGAGCACATAATTGAAAGAGCCAAGTCTTGCGAAGTAGGCTGCTCCAATGTTGAACGGAAACTTAGGCAACTACTCGATATAACTGAAGATGAAGCTTATTTCCATACAAGACAGAGTGCATTTCTCTATCATCTTGGGGTTCAGACTATGCCAAAAACTCACCATTGCTTAAGCATGAGATTGACAGTAGAGTATTTCAAATCAGCATCTCTTCGCAGAGAACTGTTAAATGAGAAGACACTTGAAGACCCTGCCTTTTTTCACTATGTAATGTTCTCCAGGAATGTACTTGCAGCTTCTACTACTATCAATTCAACAGCCATGAACTCAAAGGTATAATTTCATTTCCTAAtaatttttttttctaaaaaTACTTCTCAATGCTAATGTCGTATGACATGTTTCAGGATTCTGGCAGCGTTATTTTTCATCTATTCACCGACACGCAGAACTTTTACGCGATGAAGCATTGGTTTGACAGAAATTCATATTTAGAGGCTATTGTTCATGTGATAAACATTGAAAATCACAACAAGCTCTCAAAGAATGTTGAATCTATTGAGAGTCAACAGTTATGGCCTACAGAGGAATTCCGTGTCACGTTTAGTAATCATTCTCAACCTTTCCAGAGGCAGATGAAAACTGAGTATATATCTGTTTTTGGCCATTCACATTTCCTGTTGCCTGATCTTCTTCCTAACTTGAATAGAGTTGTTGTTCTAGATGATGACTTGGTTGTCCAGAAAGACTTGTCATCTCTTTGGAACCtcaatatgggagataaagtgatAGGTGCTGTGCAGTTCTGTGGAGTCAGATTAGGTCAGTTGAGAGCTTATATAGAGGAACCTAATTTCAACACCGATTCATGTGTGTGGTTCTCTGGTCTGAATGTAATTGAATTGGAAAAATGGAGGGACCTTGGCATTACAAGTTTACATGGTCAATTGCTTCAAAAGGTCAGTTCATACTCCTATCGAAAGAACTATCCTTTTCATATGATACCCTTTGTCATAATTATTTTTTGAAAACTTAACTTATCTGATGCATTATCTTCTCTTTTGTAATGTCAACAGGACATTTCCGTATCACATAGACTTAAGGCACTCCCTAGAGGTTTACTTGCCTTTCAAGATCTGATATATCCTCTGAAAGATTCTTGGGTTCAATCAGGTCTTGGGTATGACTATGGAATTAGCCGTATTGATATAGAAAAGGCGGCTACTCTACACTACAATGGTGTCATGAAACCTTGGCTTGATTTGGGAATACACGATTACAAGAGCTACTGGAGAAAGTATATGACTAATGGGGAGAGGTTCATGGCAGAATGCAATATACATTAGCAGCAGTGAAATGAGATGTAGCACACACTGCATAGTCGGCATTGGTGGGAATCGGAAGCAGCAAACACCCTGAACTTATTCAGCAAAGAGATATTTTTTAGGAGAAACTGGATGCAGCATTTATGATGAACCTAGTACACCTCAAAGGACCAAGGTGGCATTGCGTCAACCCAGAAAGAAAAATAAGATGAAATGCTTCTGGGCCAAAACACTGCCAGTTTT encodes:
- the LOC127300018 gene encoding probable galacturonosyltransferase 7, giving the protein MKGHHPAPLSPSPAVAAAKRRCSGMAAAVPALVLCSVLLPLAFLLGLHRTGYGSEERAAVVISTELGLGKHKHLDGGMKHKLLKDVSKMITSGSSGVSGERSSRSKSRNLSAKSKAEIKGDFSKNRGPHTQRRYELKDLSRRSMGTTVDGKENQGQEVVQEENPKSCELEYGSYCLWSVEHKEEMKDAIVKRLKDQLFMARAHYPSIAKLKHQERYTRELKQNIQEHERMLSDTIADADLPPFFTKKLEKMEHIIERAKSCEVGCSNVERKLRQLLDITEDEAYFHTRQSAFLYHLGVQTMPKTHHCLSMRLTVEYFKSASLRRELLNEKTLEDPAFFHYVMFSRNVLAASTTINSTAMNSKDSGSVIFHLFTDTQNFYAMKHWFDRNSYLEAIVHVINIENHNKLSKNVESIESQQLWPTEEFRVTFSNHSQPFQRQMKTEYISVFGHSHFLLPDLLPNLNRVVVLDDDLVVQKDLSSLWNLNMGDKVIGAVQFCGVRLGQLRAYIEEPNFNTDSCVWFSGLNVIELEKWRDLGITSLHGQLLQKDISVSHRLKALPRGLLAFQDLIYPLKDSWVQSGLGYDYGISRIDIEKAATLHYNGVMKPWLDLGIHDYKSYWRKYMTNGERFMAECNIH